ATCCCATTTTCTAGCCACTTTATCGACACCTGACGGGTTCTGTAATTGTTCCAATTACAAAATCTGCCCACCGTTGCAAAGACCAAGTCAAGACCTTTCAGAATATATTCAATTCGACCCTTTTGGAACCTCAGGAAGCGCCCTGACGAGCCCGTAAGATGCTCAAAATCCTACCTTTTTGGCATTTGGCGGAACAGGCACCTCCAAGGTCCACAGTGTCCACCCCCAGTGGTAGGGGTGCTTGTTGGACTCCTGCTCCAGCTTGGCCACGCCCCAGGTCTTACCCTGATCCCAGGTCACGTCCACGCGCACGATTTTTCTTCCGCCGCCGGACCACGCAtagccttaaaaattaattaatttaattttatataaattttaaagagaaaaccaACCTCTGAGGGGGATTTTTCCATCCACTGGCTTGACCTTGTCGCCCTGGACAGGGTCGCAGATGGCCGAGATGACCGGCAGCTCCTGAATTGCGGGCGCCGAGCTGAAGTCGACCGTGTCCCAGTCGGTGCTCGGAGAAAAGCCTTTGTAGTCGTTCTGCTGCCAGTGCGAGTCGCTTTCCTTTCCAGACACGATCACCTTGCCTGAAAAATTCGTTAAaaggaagttaaaaaaatgggaCGAACCGAAAGACATGTTttctaagcaaatttaatttattttatgcttggttttgcttttattttgattctaaCCAGCGCAGAATTTTACAGgacacattttgaattttctacaGCGCTGTAGGGCCAATAGGAGCCGAGTAAATTGAGAAACCGCCATTTTGGACATTTAGGAACTTGGTTTTCGAGCCCTGGGACGGATTCTACGGACCCGGCGGGGCTTCACTTGGTCTCAAACGATGCCCCTAAATGAGTTCTATTAGGCtgtgtttggtttttaaaaatcagacaataattcgattttttaggatttttaaaaaaaaatattcgagtTCGATCTGAAAAGATGGACTGTAACTTACGTTCAGGTTGAGATatcaacttgaaaatttcaccatccacctttaattttgatcctgaacaacctttctatttagaaaaaagttgcaggtcaaggtcacctttttcGACCTTTTTCCGAAATTCCGATTTTTCAGGGTCATAGcgcattccaattttttcgaGTTCATGGGcaaaaatgtagcccgtgaaattcttcACAAACTcacctatttaaattaattgaatcgCAGTAGTTCCGCTTCACTTCcggtttgaaatttaaattctggcTCTGAGCCGCTTAacctttcatttttctttgttttaacacgatttatttaatttcttggtttttaaattactttggaACACTAACAGGACCTAAATCGAACCTTTTCATGTCAGGTAGCACCTTCAGGGCCTTACCCTGACAGTCTTTcaggcgaaattaaattattccgcTCACCTAGCCATTTGACATTTCGAGCTCCGGTGACGCCAGGTACGATCACCCTGACAGGATAGCCGTGGTCTCTTGTCAGCGGCTCTCCGTTCATCTCAAAGGCGAGCAAGACGTCGCCCTTGGGGTCCATGGCCTTTTCAATGGGAATCGAAGCCCCGTACGGATGCATCGACGGATCGGTGTCCAGGCCCTCAAACTGAccaaattttattagttttaattaattatattttttttaatctcaacCTGAACGTGCTCGACACCTGGCTGGTCATCTTTCAGCCCGGCGGCGAGCAGCACGTCTCGGAGACGCACGCCTGTCCACGTCGCGTTCCCGATGGCCGCCTGGCCCCAGTCCAAACCCTTCACAGGTTTTACCTGAAAATggattccattttttcctatAAATCGGTTCAAATTGATCgcagaacaaaatttttgacacCGTTGAACTCGTCTCGTCAATTGGAATAGCTTTTCTTTTGACCTCGAACAAGTAGGTCAAAGGTAAAGGTTactaaaatcgaattttttatttaaaattaaaatttgaaaattagtaaatttataatttataattttgatataGCCGTTTTGAAGAGCGCTAAAAATTAGGTcagaaaagtcaaaatttagaatggcattttggcttaattttttattaaaaaataaaaataaaataaattggtgaTTTTTCGGgtgttcaaaaaatgtttgaacgcctaatctcagcttctaataatcagattttcaaaaactgcacaccattcgaCTCTTTAATGATCTCCCCTAGATAGCTAAAGGTGTTTTGGCCGccctgtttaatttaaaaaaaaaattataaattgttttttttagtaCCTTGGTCATTTCGCTGCGTCGGTTTCCCGAGCACTGGACGGTGGACGTGACGGTATACTTTGGAAACTTCTTGAGCTGCTCCAAATTCAGCTTCATGCTCTTCACGCCGACGCCTTCAATTTCTATTTCGTAACTAGCAAGGTCGATTTCAGGTACAGGCAGGTGATTCCGAACAAAGAACAAATcgctagaaaaattaaaaatttgaatttcagcgaTTAATTAgtataatttcaattactttGGCGTGAAAAAGTTATCAGCCAGGATTTTGAGCGGCGTCTCTGCGTTGTAGGGTTTGAGAGAGCGAGGCTGCAGGGCCGGATGTCTTCGAGGGTCCGAGTCGTAAGGATCGACCACGTTGTGCAACGACACCTTCGAATCCTCCTCGGACAAATTGCCTATTCTGTACGTTTCCAGCATTTTGAGGATATCGGCGTTTTTGTGCACGCCGTACGAGGCCCAGAAAGGGTCCACCGACGCTCCGGCCGCCATCAGGATTTTTTCGCCACCGCCAGGGTGTTTTGGGATGAAATCGGTGATGTCGTACACGCCCtgaatgacaatttttaactttataaaaagatgaaaaaatacaaaaatatccaaattaaAGTCTTTTCGATccaattggaataaaaaacacGTGAAAATTACAGCTTTTAGAAGTGTTTGGTACAGGTTTCCATGGCAAAATAGGTGCcgtgaataattaatgatGAGAATTACACATACGTTTAATttacagcaaaataaaacctgTTCGActcctttgaaattttatatttaatttattttaatcattaaaaattttctgtaccTGTTTGTAAGTAACCCAAATTCTTTTCTCGTTGTCATCATGCGCGCGGACCTCGTCCAACGAGTAGAAAGGAAGTCCCTCTTTGACCTCACCCGCCTGAAGCGTTGTTTCTTCCTTCGTCGCTGCCGACACGGCCGGCTCTGCGATTTATgaccattatttttaattcaattttagcaTTCTGTAATTGGCATACCGTTGAGGTAACTGTAAAGACAGAATCCAGCCACTCCGGCGACGGCAGCGCCGGCCACCTGCGTGAAGTTGCCACTGCTTTTGGTCCTGGTCCGGTTCCAACCGCCTTCGTCCTGGTCGTGCGTGGAGAAACTCTGTGTGGTCCGCGCCAGCGACTGATATCGAAAGCCGCGGCTgctaagtaaataaaataatagactCATGTGTTGTTTTAACCTGCTGAGCAAGATAAGCGGCCCAAAATAGATTCTCAACGGTTTACgtcacaaattaattaatttaaacgattttttaaattaaaaatcaatgtcaatcaatttagataaattttaatttttgtattttgtactgtaaaacaagttttgttcCACTTACAATTTCAGCATCGTTTTAAGAGCcattttaagttttcaaaCGTGGACGGAGGTGACCTTCTCGCGTTGTGACATCGGCCTGAAAACGAAAACTGCACACCGCACAGATCCAACTCGAACGCCGGACTCTAGACTGCAGAATTTAGCCTGCCAGTCCAACCACTCCCCCCTCCTCTCgatgctgattgtgagagttACGCCCACTTCTGGAGAACGAGCGAGAGGCGAACAGCTGCGCCGGTGTGCGCATCCAACTCCCAGAACCCTGCGAATTTTTGGTGCTGTCTTATCTCAtgttaaaaatgagttttcgcCGGCAGATCGTGGAAAAAATCACTCTCTGTGAAGCCGCCCGCACAAACGAGCGAGCGCGAGtagattattttacaaaatgagtCAGAAAAATGACcgcaaaaaatttgaacagaaaaattcgCGATGGAAAAGCCTTTTTATGTAGGAGAAAGCGAGGCAAAAACTGCCTggcgacagtagagacatctgtTCTATTATTACCCATAGAAAGCTAGTTAGTACtaagtcacgtgactcaatcgcGTGATGCCATTGGCTGGGACTCACTGCTTGCCTGTTCTCGACCAATGGAATTacaggattgagtcacgtgctTCTCCGCTCTCGCCGGGTCTAagcagatgtctctactgtcgccTGTTGCTCCAGCAACCAGCAGCGTTCTTTCCTTCACAAAAAAGACGTTTTGGTGTGTCTGCGAATTCATGATGTGTCtgcgcaaaaaaaaacgagcCCACTATGgctttaaaactgtttttttttaattttttggaaataaaaaattgacaagaaTGTGCGAAATGGACACCATCTCGCAGTTTTTCactgaaatttcaatcattcATCGCagtctgtttgtttttttttatcacacgTAAGGGTTCCAGTTGCTCATGTCCTCGGGCATGAGTCCGTTTGTCACGAGCAGAATGATGTCGACGATCCACCAGACGCCGAGGCCGCCCAGCGTGAGCAGTTTTCCGACGGCGGTGCCCGTTTGGCCCAGGCAGAAGCGGTCCATGCCCAGAAAACCGAGCAGGATCGAATACAACAGCGTCGTGGCGAAAAAGTGGCCGCTGTAtctgtacaaaaattatttattggtgaaaaaaacccttttaatttaaattaaaattatttacctgATGCATGGCACTCCGTCCCTGAAAAAGGTGCGGTTTCCAAAGCACTCGATGTCCGGCAACACCTTGCAGCTGACGTTGGTCTTCTCCACGTCCTCCCACTTGTATCCGCCGAACTGGCATCagaattttttggtttataaaataatacaataaaatttgaaaaaaaaaattcaccttGACGCAGCCATAGCCGAGCTTCTGCTTGGCCGTTTTGTTGAATTTGTGGTCGATCGGATCGTCACAGTCGACAAACTCCCGCGGCCTGCGTAAAACATATTGtgtaatgaatttaatttgatttaatgaaaaataattattcacaaaAAGGAGCAGTTGACGAGTGGACTCCACGGCTCGAACGGGTTGTCCTCTTTTTCCGCGGAATCTTGGGCCGCGCACAACGCGAGCAGCGCCAAgaggattaaaatttccttgccTCCCATCCTCTCACTCTTTTCCATCACATCTTGTGGGCAAAAAACACGGCGGAACACTAGAATTCACAATTGACCAGAATCGCGGGGTGCGAGCAAAATGTAAACACACGGACCAGCAGGTGTCAGGGGCACCAACCTAACCAAAGTGCTGCCAACCAAATTATgcgaattgattgttttttccctccaaaattgatttcggactgaattttctttcgaaattaattatttcatgcgTGGGGAATTAAGTGGaaggatgaattttaattaaaaaattcagtttttaattttaaattaaaatttatgcaaccggctggTCTTCCGTGTTATTCGTGGTTGCCTATTTACACGATCTGCAGGCGTTACATTCAcgcattaattttacaacttttagaaatggaaatattttttttaatttatgaataatttttatttgcagattaactggcaaaaatatatagacgaaacagtctaaaattggcttaaaagtcaaaataaagctttaGAGTTATCTCCTATTTACCGAGGATCAATCAATCAAGGTGCAATCTATTTTCTtctcaatttcaaataaaacacacacgtTTCAAGGCCACGTGCGTGGGGACGAGGAGCGCAGCGTAAAATCAGCTGATCATCAGAG
The nucleotide sequence above comes from Cloeon dipterum chromosome X, ieCloDipt1.1, whole genome shotgun sequence. Encoded proteins:
- the shop gene encoding sulfite oxidase isoform X2; this encodes MALKTMLKFRGFRYQSLARTTQSFSTHDQDEGGWNRTRTKSSGNFTQVAGAAVAGVAGFCLYSYLNEPAVSAATKEETTLQAGEVKEGLPFYSLDEVRAHDDNEKRIWVTYKQGVYDITDFIPKHPGGGEKILMAAGASVDPFWASYGVHKNADILKMLETYRIGNLSEEDSKVSLHNVVDPYDSDPRRHPALQPRSLKPYNAETPLKILADNFFTPNDLFFVRNHLPVPEIDLASYEIEIEGVGVKSMKLNLEQLKKFPKYTVTSTVQCSGNRRSEMTKVKPVKGLDWGQAAIGNATWTGVRLRDVLLAAGLKDDQPGVEHVQFEGLDTDPSMHPYGASIPIEKAMDPKGDVLLAFEMNGEPLTRDHGYPVRVIVPGVTGARNVKWLGKVIVSGKESDSHWQQNDYKGFSPSTDWDTVDFSSAPAIQELPVISAICDPVQGDKVKPVDGKIPLRGYAWSGGGRKIVRVDVTWDQGKTWGVAKLEQESNKHPYHWGWTLWTLEVPVPPNAKKLEVWVKAVDSTYNTQPEGFANIWNLRGVLSNAYHRVTIDINTGKK
- the shop gene encoding sulfite oxidase isoform X1, yielding MALKTMLKFSRGFRYQSLARTTQSFSTHDQDEGGWNRTRTKSSGNFTQVAGAAVAGVAGFCLYSYLNEPAVSAATKEETTLQAGEVKEGLPFYSLDEVRAHDDNEKRIWVTYKQGVYDITDFIPKHPGGGEKILMAAGASVDPFWASYGVHKNADILKMLETYRIGNLSEEDSKVSLHNVVDPYDSDPRRHPALQPRSLKPYNAETPLKILADNFFTPNDLFFVRNHLPVPEIDLASYEIEIEGVGVKSMKLNLEQLKKFPKYTVTSTVQCSGNRRSEMTKVKPVKGLDWGQAAIGNATWTGVRLRDVLLAAGLKDDQPGVEHVQFEGLDTDPSMHPYGASIPIEKAMDPKGDVLLAFEMNGEPLTRDHGYPVRVIVPGVTGARNVKWLGKVIVSGKESDSHWQQNDYKGFSPSTDWDTVDFSSAPAIQELPVISAICDPVQGDKVKPVDGKIPLRGYAWSGGGRKIVRVDVTWDQGKTWGVAKLEQESNKHPYHWGWTLWTLEVPVPPNAKKLEVWVKAVDSTYNTQPEGFANIWNLRGVLSNAYHRVTIDINTGKK
- the amrt gene encoding TM2 domain-containing protein CG11103; translation: MEKSERMGGKEILILLALLALCAAQDSAEKEDNPFEPWSPLVNCSFLPREFVDCDDPIDHKFNKTAKQKLGYGCVKFGGYKWEDVEKTNVSCKVLPDIECFGNRTFFRDGVPCIRYSGHFFATTLLYSILLGFLGMDRFCLGQTGTAVGKLLTLGGLGVWWIVDIILLVTNGLMPEDMSNWNPYV